The proteins below are encoded in one region of Halocatena salina:
- a CDS encoding type II/IV secretion system ATPase subunit, with translation MQTGVGSEIGDRYVSAPVPPDASDSWYAPEVCAQYEIHPGVVVTIRRVDGTTTYDVREPGLTDREKRTVDRITAYFQGPNPPHTREGVVDRLREGFPPKYARVFERFVDESLPCASRRRIEYFALTRVRCFGDLTPYALDERLTERTITGNELLVETPEYTSMRTGRTIDAERQSCYRRLLSERQHTYTVSFLEFEIPIVVYRKHGSQGTFTTAYAVCEPTLLPGDEALLTRCKEQFWEIDVSELLVRNDSQGPLPSEAGPSGPPREHRDRITFVRDRAKRLFARRLTAQMTHGRIGSLVHRLHAALSEHSRLDPPGGELVESDRLNDLLYYMLRDFVGYERLTIPIHDDRLEDIEVNRVGDSIKVVPRGNAGRTPTNLCFDDEATFSNVVTQLAAADGVELNASTPSAKVNLDPIGAAPSTDVTIRCALALGTISEGGPHVSIRKQRSDPLTPVELVRSGAIPTALVALLWLVFEHHGVVLFSGPTGVGKTTLMNAHIPFIPHDDRPISIDEGSREVRLPHETGVSLRTRDHQQPDKRVSMADLMTESNYLNPDVEIIAEINTPESFATFGESISTGHGIVGTTHAETIERLTNRVIEQGLPPHLLPEIDLVVFPRHIDGERYVGQVVELVSETACESIDATTIERDDVTVTYNTVLRRTSDGGFTTTFGPPSQESDAVTRPQLFYRLAARTDLPVTEIEASFRRKHRFVRSLVEENVTEMNVLFERLARYDEHRTGET, from the coding sequence ATGCAGACAGGCGTCGGCAGCGAGATCGGTGACCGATACGTTTCAGCACCGGTCCCACCGGATGCATCAGATTCGTGGTACGCTCCGGAGGTGTGCGCTCAGTACGAGATTCATCCGGGCGTGGTGGTGACCATTCGGCGAGTGGACGGAACGACGACGTATGATGTCCGAGAGCCGGGGCTAACCGACCGTGAGAAACGGACAGTCGATCGGATCACTGCGTATTTCCAGGGTCCGAATCCACCGCACACCAGAGAAGGTGTGGTCGACCGGCTGCGAGAGGGATTTCCACCGAAGTACGCACGCGTGTTCGAGCGATTCGTCGACGAATCGCTCCCGTGTGCGAGCCGCCGACGGATCGAGTACTTCGCTCTCACACGTGTTCGGTGTTTTGGGGATCTAACGCCGTATGCACTCGATGAGCGGCTCACTGAACGGACTATAACCGGTAACGAACTGCTCGTTGAGACGCCCGAGTACACTTCCATGCGAACGGGGCGTACGATCGACGCCGAACGCCAATCGTGTTACCGGCGTCTGCTAAGCGAGCGTCAACACACGTACACTGTATCGTTTCTGGAGTTCGAGATACCGATCGTCGTTTACCGAAAACATGGCTCTCAGGGCACGTTCACTACGGCGTATGCGGTGTGTGAGCCTACCCTATTGCCGGGAGATGAGGCGCTTCTCACACGGTGTAAAGAGCAATTTTGGGAAATAGACGTGAGCGAGCTTCTCGTTCGGAACGATTCTCAGGGACCTCTGCCATCCGAAGCTGGTCCGTCGGGGCCTCCACGCGAACACCGTGACCGGATCACGTTCGTACGCGACCGGGCAAAACGGCTCTTTGCTCGTCGTCTCACGGCACAAATGACGCACGGACGGATCGGTTCGCTCGTCCATCGTCTCCACGCGGCGCTGTCCGAACACAGCCGACTCGATCCGCCGGGAGGCGAACTGGTCGAGTCGGATCGATTAAATGATCTCTTGTATTATATGCTTCGGGATTTCGTCGGCTACGAACGGTTGACGATCCCGATCCATGACGACCGACTCGAGGACATCGAAGTCAACCGTGTTGGGGACAGCATCAAAGTCGTTCCTCGGGGTAATGCTGGTCGAACACCGACGAACCTTTGTTTCGATGATGAAGCGACGTTCAGCAACGTCGTCACCCAACTCGCTGCGGCCGACGGTGTCGAACTCAACGCAAGCACCCCGAGCGCGAAGGTAAATCTCGATCCCATCGGCGCGGCACCGTCCACGGACGTGACGATCCGGTGTGCTCTGGCGTTGGGAACCATCTCGGAGGGAGGTCCGCACGTTTCGATCAGAAAACAACGCTCCGATCCGCTCACACCGGTTGAACTCGTCCGGAGCGGTGCGATTCCGACGGCCTTGGTCGCGCTGTTGTGGTTGGTGTTCGAACACCATGGTGTCGTGCTCTTTTCCGGACCCACTGGTGTGGGAAAGACGACGCTGATGAACGCCCACATCCCGTTCATCCCCCACGACGACCGGCCAATCAGCATCGATGAAGGGTCTCGTGAGGTTCGATTGCCCCACGAAACTGGCGTTTCGTTGCGAACCCGGGACCACCAGCAGCCGGACAAACGGGTTTCGATGGCTGATCTGATGACCGAGTCGAACTATCTCAATCCGGATGTCGAGATCATCGCGGAGATCAACACGCCCGAAAGCTTCGCCACGTTCGGTGAGAGCATCTCGACGGGCCACGGGATCGTGGGCACCACCCACGCCGAAACGATCGAGCGACTCACGAACCGCGTCATCGAGCAAGGACTACCACCCCACCTCCTTCCGGAGATCGACCTGGTGGTGTTCCCACGCCACATCGATGGGGAGCGGTACGTGGGGCAAGTGGTGGAGCTAGTTTCGGAGACGGCCTGTGAATCGATCGACGCGACGACGATCGAACGAGATGACGTGACGGTGACGTACAACACGGTGCTTCGGCGGACTTCGGACGGGGGGTTTACCACTACGTTCGGTCCGCCATCACAGGAATCGGACGCGGTCACACGTCCACAGCTGTTCTATCGGCTCGCCGCTCGGACTGACCTCCCGGTCACGGAGATCGAGGCCTCGTTTCGCCGAAAGCACCGCTTCGTACGATCGCTCGTCGAGGAGAACGTCACGGAGATGAACGTACTGTTCGAACGGCTCGCCCGCTATGACGAACACCGAACTGGTGAAACGTGA
- a CDS encoding type II secretion system F family protein codes for MVGGSFLDRGLYALFARNADRSRHDRDRQYYRGAALGVAFDRYMARVYGVSWLVFGCVLLCSATVVAIVSTTVTGTTSFWVLGGGTIGAIGLASKRTVVLGSRYYLKWLRARRRERIEQTLPGAVRYLRALVEGSDDQQKMFQRVAAQDSYGETGVAFRRVLNHATLTGSFERGLHTVARDTPSEDLLAPFLLKFSEHARQGSDALSRYLRMESRMLSHRQARVRQQSRDFLELIAELFVVLLVLPALLVIVVSVLSVLSPRLSQQLFTPFGGISVRSALVYGSAVFVLWVGAGAAWLIGTIRPPGATPTRYDRPDSVVATVSSVPSNPASASVLAVPLAIVVCGTGIVVSSVNLVNAVLLGYVTGGIIVGGVAVRRRRYDDAKDHELRDFVHAVAGHVRLGQPFSVAVQRVAHDVDLGALRSDVNALAFRLGLVTSPDSESSVPIAALDRFVDQVGTPLAAQTVGLVTGALDAGSDADAVFETLQTEIGRLYHEKRTLKSTMTVYVVVGWTTALLIVAIMIAVNNYVLDSFAQLASVSGPTEGIGIVSGAVQPERDRFHCYVVTQSTMLACGWFAGYARAGWYEALLHSSLLVGVTYAVFNGVGMV; via the coding sequence ATGGTCGGGGGCTCTTTCCTTGACCGTGGGCTGTACGCGTTGTTCGCTCGGAACGCAGATCGATCGCGCCATGATCGGGATCGGCAGTACTACCGCGGCGCAGCGCTCGGTGTAGCATTCGATCGATACATGGCGCGTGTCTACGGCGTTTCGTGGCTCGTATTCGGCTGTGTCCTGCTCTGTTCGGCCACTGTCGTAGCGATCGTGTCTACGACGGTGACTGGAACGACGTCGTTCTGGGTACTCGGCGGTGGCACAATCGGGGCGATTGGATTGGCGAGCAAACGAACAGTCGTGTTGGGCAGTCGCTACTATCTGAAATGGCTCCGTGCTCGGCGGCGCGAGCGGATCGAGCAGACGCTGCCTGGCGCGGTGCGATATCTCCGTGCGCTGGTCGAGGGAAGCGACGATCAACAGAAGATGTTCCAGCGGGTGGCAGCCCAAGACAGCTACGGAGAAACCGGTGTTGCATTTCGACGGGTGCTCAACCACGCTACGCTCACGGGGAGTTTCGAGCGCGGACTTCACACCGTTGCCCGTGATACTCCTTCGGAAGATCTGCTCGCCCCCTTCCTGTTGAAGTTCAGCGAACACGCCCGACAGGGTAGTGATGCACTTTCTCGATATCTCCGGATGGAATCTCGAATGCTGTCTCACAGACAGGCCCGTGTACGACAACAATCACGTGATTTTCTCGAACTCATCGCAGAGCTGTTCGTCGTGTTGTTGGTGCTGCCAGCGTTGTTGGTCATCGTTGTGTCGGTGCTGTCGGTGCTCTCTCCCCGACTCTCCCAGCAGTTGTTTACTCCATTCGGCGGAATCTCTGTTCGTTCCGCGTTGGTGTATGGGAGCGCCGTGTTCGTTCTATGGGTCGGTGCCGGTGCAGCGTGGCTCATCGGAACGATCCGCCCGCCAGGAGCGACTCCGACGAGATACGATCGGCCCGACAGTGTGGTCGCCACCGTATCGAGTGTGCCATCCAATCCAGCGAGTGCGAGCGTACTCGCGGTTCCACTGGCGATCGTCGTCTGTGGAACCGGGATCGTCGTCAGTAGTGTCAACCTAGTGAACGCCGTCCTACTCGGATACGTCACGGGCGGGATCATCGTCGGTGGTGTCGCAGTACGCCGACGCCGATACGACGACGCCAAGGATCACGAGCTCCGTGATTTCGTTCACGCCGTCGCAGGGCACGTCCGTCTCGGACAGCCCTTCAGCGTGGCTGTGCAGCGTGTCGCCCACGACGTCGATTTGGGTGCACTCCGGTCGGATGTCAACGCGCTTGCGTTCAGACTCGGACTGGTGACGTCTCCCGACAGTGAATCGTCGGTTCCCATAGCGGCGTTGGATCGGTTCGTCGATCAGGTTGGAACACCGTTGGCGGCTCAAACGGTCGGTCTCGTGACCGGTGCGCTCGACGCCGGAAGTGATGCTGATGCGGTGTTCGAAACCCTCCAGACGGAGATCGGCCGGCTCTATCACGAGAAGCGCACGCTCAAAAGTACGATGACCGTCTACGTCGTCGTCGGATGGACGACCGCGCTACTCATCGTGGCCATCATGATCGCGGTGAATAACTACGTTCTCGATAGTTTCGCACAGCTTGCATCAGTTTCCGGCCCGACGGAAGGGATCGGGATCGTTTCCGGGGCAGTACAACCGGAACGCGACCGCTTCCACTGTTATGTGGTCACCCAATCGACGATGCTGGCGTGTGGTTGGTTCGCAGGCTACGCTCGGGCGGGGTGGTATGAGGCTCTGTTACACTCCTCGTTGTTGGTGGGTGTGACCTATGCGGTCTTCAACGGGGTGGGAATGGTATGA
- a CDS encoding DUF7289 family protein has protein sequence MNRSDRGQSHVVGVALLVGVTVISISAITASVGVLIDRQVASADATRVADGMETTFDSAGPSGVRRDQLSFADGTLRPVDRQLRIIDGKRVVRSIDIDALVFTSGDQRVAFVAGAIIRGAPGEAWLYTEPVTTAPPDGSVLVVGAPIIGSPDTVSGSGASVTIKRNVTHERSMIGNGTYAVAIETATPEPLARYLSERGAAIEQRDLDGDGVESIIATFEGKRRTYLLVHELNVEVT, from the coding sequence ATGAATCGCTCGGATCGCGGACAATCACACGTGGTTGGTGTCGCGTTGTTGGTGGGTGTGACCGTCATTTCGATCTCGGCGATCACGGCGAGCGTCGGCGTGCTCATAGATCGACAGGTGGCCAGTGCGGATGCGACTCGTGTCGCTGACGGAATGGAGACGACGTTCGATTCCGCAGGACCATCGGGTGTCCGCCGAGACCAGCTGTCGTTTGCCGACGGCACCCTCCGACCTGTCGATCGGCAACTTCGGATCATCGACGGAAAGCGGGTGGTCCGATCGATCGACATAGACGCCCTCGTGTTCACTAGCGGCGATCAGCGGGTGGCGTTCGTCGCCGGGGCAATCATCCGTGGAGCGCCAGGTGAGGCGTGGCTCTACACGGAGCCAGTGACAACTGCACCACCTGATGGCTCGGTGCTCGTCGTTGGTGCACCCATTATTGGATCTCCCGACACTGTTTCAGGCAGCGGTGCCTCGGTCACGATCAAGCGAAACGTAACCCACGAGCGATCGATGATCGGAAACGGGACGTACGCCGTTGCGATCGAGACGGCAACGCCCGAACCACTGGCCCGGTATCTCTCTGAACGGGGAGCAGCCATTGAGCAACGTGATCTCGACGGTGACGGTGTTGAGAGCATTATCGCAACGTTCGAGGGGAAACGACGAACGTATCTCCTCGTTCACGAGCTTAACGTAGAGGTGACCTAA
- a CDS encoding DUF7266 family protein: protein MDDRGLTPVVSEALLIGLVLLYIGLVTAVLYGNVIPEYQTTSGAEMGDRILATATEHVQRGVFPSYRLDARISIDLPETINNRAYSIRTANRTLILEHPHPEIGGHARPAVSESIRSIDGSWRSHTPLSVRVVGNETGYRITIAEGNVTTGETR, encoded by the coding sequence GTGGACGATCGGGGTCTCACACCGGTCGTGAGTGAGGCGTTGCTGATCGGTCTCGTGCTGTTGTACATCGGACTGGTGACAGCGGTGTTGTACGGAAACGTGATACCGGAGTATCAGACGACCAGTGGCGCGGAGATGGGTGATCGAATACTCGCTACCGCTACAGAACACGTCCAACGGGGCGTGTTTCCATCGTATCGACTTGACGCTCGCATCAGCATCGATCTCCCGGAAACCATCAACAACCGGGCGTACTCGATTCGGACGGCAAACCGGACGCTGATACTCGAACATCCTCATCCGGAAATCGGTGGGCATGCCCGGCCCGCAGTGTCCGAATCCATCCGTTCGATTGACGGAAGCTGGCGGAGTCACACACCGCTGTCCGTCCGGGTCGTCGGTAACGAAACGGGATACCGGATCACGATAGCCGAAGGCAACGTTACGACTGGTGAAACCAGGTGA
- a CDS encoding DUF7263 family protein produces MVEMDTKTRGQASLLALVVSLVVLTTVLGLALAVIDGAYRSADRQPAERRIATSLVERLVSEESTYTTRTNVMNETELHTLTAQQLTQTYPFARGTDLRVRSGDETIVERGLPTGGTTVRRLVLHERHQQVTTPVDANSTIPAGIQQATITVPARASVTTVRANERVVLHDPDGLTGAFEIAIPSHNPTRLRATGGRSDGVTVTHTQLRTTPRTLVVTIDV; encoded by the coding sequence ATGGTGGAGATGGACACGAAAACAAGGGGGCAAGCGAGTCTGCTCGCGCTCGTCGTCTCATTAGTCGTGCTCACGACCGTCCTCGGACTGGCGCTTGCGGTCATCGATGGTGCCTACCGGAGTGCTGACCGACAACCAGCCGAGCGGCGCATCGCCACGTCACTTGTCGAGCGATTGGTGAGCGAGGAGTCCACGTACACGACGCGTACAAACGTTATGAACGAAACGGAACTGCACACACTCACCGCACAGCAACTCACGCAGACGTACCCGTTCGCTCGCGGGACGGACCTTCGCGTTCGATCGGGTGACGAAACGATCGTCGAACGAGGACTCCCGACGGGAGGAACGACGGTGCGACGGCTAGTTCTCCATGAACGCCACCAACAGGTAACGACGCCGGTTGATGCGAACTCAACGATCCCGGCCGGGATACAACAGGCAACGATCACGGTTCCAGCCCGTGCATCAGTGACGACGGTTCGCGCGAACGAGCGCGTGGTCCTACACGATCCGGACGGGCTGACCGGGGCGTTCGAAATTGCGATACCGTCCCACAACCCGACGCGGCTACGAGCCACGGGCGGACGGTCGGACGGCGTGACGGTCACACACACTCAGCTACGGACGACGCCGAGGACATTGGTGGTGACCATCGATGTCTAA
- a CDS encoding DUF7262 family protein, producing the protein MSNLEKRRIDRRWTRWLRSVVRIRIERTIANSARAQLSLAMMEVAIGVLVVFAVLSGLVLGVPTPEFRETQLDAYAQDTATLLEDPSTQYRPSELTTSPSAFERRAPILGDRLEELLPENLMARIETPHGAIGYRSPTDAPVGRTTIPTPNGSVQILVWYP; encoded by the coding sequence ATGTCTAATCTCGAAAAGCGCCGCATCGATCGTCGCTGGACGCGGTGGCTGCGTTCTGTCGTCCGGATCCGGATCGAACGGACGATAGCGAACAGTGCGAGGGCACAACTATCCCTGGCAATGATGGAAGTAGCGATCGGCGTGTTGGTAGTGTTTGCTGTGCTATCCGGACTCGTCCTCGGGGTTCCTACACCGGAGTTTCGTGAAACACAACTCGATGCGTACGCACAGGATACGGCTACTCTCTTGGAAGATCCATCCACCCAGTATCGACCGTCGGAACTCACGACCTCCCCATCGGCGTTCGAACGGAGAGCGCCAATACTTGGAGATCGTCTGGAGGAGTTGTTGCCCGAAAACCTAATGGCTCGGATCGAGACACCACATGGTGCGATCGGATACCGGTCACCGACTGACGCGCCGGTCGGCCGAACGACGATCCCAACGCCCAACGGGAGTGTGCAAATCCTGGTGTGGTATCCGTGA
- a CDS encoding DUF7261 family protein, with product MNDDRPLTPLETDRGQLVLVAAVFIAVSFVPITVAYLQLGYSADVKASSDTPVESLESTVQRLEHVIYTETNGTTAWSHRNHTVTELHTRLEPHASAIETEHITHSVRIEYNESAASEWALTNCPNGSARQFGPCTADRGVVVQERIGEAHLLAVAFDMTLKNDRERIEATMIIGPTDRPIKHRSANVTPTPRRSAPHTREVPRQTEQTETIPGEK from the coding sequence GTGAACGACGATCGTCCGCTCACGCCGCTTGAGACCGACCGGGGCCAGTTGGTGCTCGTTGCTGCGGTGTTCATCGCTGTTTCGTTCGTCCCGATTACCGTGGCCTACCTCCAATTAGGTTACAGTGCGGACGTCAAAGCGAGCAGTGATACCCCGGTAGAATCGTTGGAATCGACGGTGCAACGCCTCGAGCATGTCATCTATACGGAAACGAACGGTACGACAGCGTGGTCCCACCGCAACCACACCGTCACGGAACTGCACACCCGGCTGGAGCCACACGCCTCTGCGATCGAAACGGAGCACATCACCCACTCAGTCCGCATAGAATACAACGAATCAGCAGCGAGTGAGTGGGCGCTCACGAACTGTCCGAACGGATCCGCCCGTCAGTTCGGGCCATGTACGGCAGATCGTGGCGTCGTTGTACAGGAGCGCATCGGTGAGGCACATCTCCTTGCCGTCGCGTTCGATATGACCCTCAAGAACGATCGAGAACGAATCGAAGCGACGATGATCATCGGACCGACTGATCGACCGATCAAGCATCGTTCCGCAAACGTCACGCCAACGCCACGACGATCAGCCCCCCACACGCGAGAAGTCCCCCGGCAAACAGAACAAACTGAGACCATCCCTGGGGAGAAATGA
- a CDS encoding metal-dependent hydrolase → MDRHGHVGLNLLVFTPIAYYLIRSNRVALVVFGLLGLLMVEPLVDLDRLIPGVEHRGTSHSLFAALVVGVVCGVSVYVFSGYLITSLTKVTFGQPVIVSGSTEQSPFNLTRNAQIGFVIGSGSVLLHLLGDSLTASVRPLLPFARSQHSFDLISPQGWSQFVLFAGGLLACGGLIVVALA, encoded by the coding sequence ATGGATCGTCACGGCCACGTTGGATTGAACCTGCTCGTTTTTACCCCAATCGCGTATTATCTGATTCGGTCGAATCGAGTGGCTCTCGTCGTGTTCGGGCTGTTGGGTCTCCTCATGGTGGAACCTCTCGTCGATCTCGACCGTCTGATTCCGGGAGTCGAACACCGGGGAACGAGTCACTCACTGTTTGCCGCACTCGTTGTCGGAGTGGTGTGTGGCGTTAGTGTGTACGTATTCAGCGGCTATCTCATCACCTCGCTTACGAAAGTCACGTTCGGGCAGCCAGTGATCGTGTCCGGAAGCACCGAACAGAGTCCGTTCAATCTAACGCGAAACGCACAGATCGGATTCGTAATCGGTTCGGGTTCGGTTTTGCTTCATCTCCTTGGTGATTCGCTTACTGCCAGTGTAAGACCACTTCTGCCGTTCGCGCGGTCACAGCACTCGTTCGATCTCATTTCTCCCCAGGGATGGTCTCAGTTTGTTCTGTTTGCCGGGGGACTTCTCGCGTGTGGGGGGCTGATCGTCGTGGCGTTGGCGTGA